Genomic DNA from Paenibacillus borealis:
GAGAGCTCAACGATTCTTAGGCTGGGGGATGGAAGCTACCTGGTCAGCGCCGTCCGCTCGGCCACGCTGGGCTGGTATGTCATCCACTACTCCCCGCTGGAGCAGATTCTGCAGCCGATTCACAGCAGCCGTTATTCTTTCATTACAGCGACCGTTGTGCTGCTGGGGATGAGCCTGCTGCTGTCGCTGCTCTTGTACCGTCAGGTGCAGCGGCCGATCAGCCTGCTCCTGCGTTCGCTCAACCGCATGAAGGAAGGCCGCTGGTCCACCCGTATCCATGTCCGGACTAACAGTGATTTCTCGCTGCTGAATCAGGAATTTAATGAGATGGCTGCCACGCTGCAATCCTTGATTGAACAAGTGTATCTGGAGCAGCTGCGGGCCAAGGATGCTTATCTCAAACAGCTGCAGTCGCAGATTAACCCGCATTTTCTGTACAACTGCCTGTTCTTCATAAAGAGCAAGGCCAGCATCGGAGATACGGACTCTGTCGAGGCCATGGCGCTGAGCCTTGGAGAGTACTACCGCTATATCACCAGGATGGATCATTCACTGACTACGGTTGCCGATGAAGTCAAGCTGCTTGAGCATTATCTGGCAATCCAGAATCTCCGCAAGCAACGGCTCCGGTATGAGCTTGAGATTCCCGCAGAGCTGCTGGACGAGCGTATTCCGCGCCTCCTGATCCAGCCGCTGGTGGAGAACAGCATCATCCACGGGATTGAGAAGAGAATCGGCCTCGGCTTCATTCTCATCCGCGCCGCCCGCAGCGGCAGTGAACTCGTGATCTCCGTTGAAGATAACGGGGCCGGAATGGATGAGGCCGGAATCGCCTTGCTGCAAGACCGTCTGAATGAACAGGACCGCCTGGACGGGGGCTGCGGCCTCTGGAATGTACAGCAGCGCCTGAAGCATCAATTCGGCGAAGCATCGGCAATCCTGATTACAGCATCTGAGCAGGGCGGACTTATGGTCACCCTGCATATCCGGAAGAAAGAGGACAACAATGTATCAGATTCTGCTGGTTGACGACGAACCCTATGTTGTAGACGACTTATTCATCTCCATCCCCTGGAATGAGCTGCAGGTCGAGCAGGTGCACAGAGCCTACTCGGGATATGAGGCGCTGGAGATTCTCCGCCAGCACCCGGTGGATATTGTGGTCACCGACATTAATATGCCGGAAATGTCCGGCCTGCAGCTTATCGGACATATCCGCCGGGAGTGGAAACACATCAAAACGGTTCTGCTGACCGGATATTCGGAATTCGAATACGCCAAACAGGCCATTTCCCAGCAGGCCAGCGCTTATCTGCTGAAGCCGATCGGCAACGGGCCGCTCATGGAGGTGCTTGAACAGCTGCTGCTGGAGATCCGGAAGGAATGGGAGACCCGCGCTTCCTATCAACGGACGCTGCAAACCTTCCGCGAGCATCTGCCTCTGCTGCGGGACCGGCTCCTGAACGGGCTGCTGCAGGGCCGCAAGCCGGGCAACCGGCAGCTGGCGGAGCAGCTTGACCAGTTCAGCCTGCCTTTCACACTGGAGCGGCCGGCGGCCTTACTTGTGATCCGGCTGGAGGATTATTTTCAACAGCATGATGTGAACAGTATGCAGTTATTTGAATATGCGATTGTCAACATTGCCCATGAGCTGTTTCAGGAGCGGTTTGCCATGTGGTCCTGCAAGGATGTCCATGATTATCTTGTGCTTGTTCTTCAGCCGCTTACGGAGGATTGCCGGGACAACCTGCCGTCCCTGCACAGTCAGATGATCCAGACGGCTTACCAGCTGCAAAAAAACGTAAGCACCGTCATCGGCGGCGGCATTTCCGTGATTGCTACAGGCTGGGGATCGTTCCCGGATCAGGTGTACAGCCTGTACCAGACTGCCATATCCACGATCAGAGCGCATATCGGCCACGAAACAGGTGTTTTTCTGAAGGCGGAAGACACCGCAGAGAAGCGGATCACGACCCTTCAGTCGCTGTATGAGCCGCCCACTCTGTTCCATCTGCTGGAGGCGAGTAACTGGGACAGCATCGAGTCCAAGGTCCGGAATATCCATGCCGAGCTTATAGAGACGGACGGCCATTCCCCGGAGCATATTGAAGAAGCCAAGCTGTATATGGAAACGGCCTTCTACTATTTCGCCCACAAAAACAATACAATGCTCGGGGACATCACCGGGAGCATTATGCCTGGCGGGGGAAGCTTCCATACTCCGGACAAGCTGCTGGATTATGCACTCCGGATGCTGGCGCTGCTTAAGGAGCATTTTGACAGTGAACGCAAGGATATGCGCAGTGTACTGATTCAGAAGGTTCATGAATACATCGACCTCAACCTGCACTACGTATCGCTGAACGCTATTGCGGACGAGGTTAAGCTGCATCCGGTCTATCTCTCCAAAATCTACAAGGCAGAGACCGGGAAACGGCTCAGTGATCATATCAGTTCAGCTAAAATGGAAAAAGCCGCTTACCTGCTTACGCATTCCGCACTAAAAATCTATGAAATATCCGCTGCACTCGGCTACTCCAATGCCCATTATTTCATTAAGCTGTTCAAGGAATACAGCCATATGACGCCGCAAGAATTCAGGGACCGGGCGAATTAGCCCGGTCCCTGCTCTGTTCCGCCTGCTGTGCAGGCAGCTGTAATTATGCTGCTGTAACGCTTATTCTGCCGGGATCTCCCCGCTCTTCACCAGCATGATATCGTCGATCTGAACGTTCAGGTTACCGGCCGCCCCCCCGGCAATATTGCCAAGCTCCAGGGAAATCCGGCCAATCTCTGTACTGGCTTCATTCACATCGAACACGATGGTGTAGAGCTTATCACCGTTCGTAAGATCCACAATCGCGCTGGTATAGCCATGCCAGGCGTAATTGTTCGCGGCATCCAGCCAGCCGATGCTGATATTCATTAGGCGCGCTGCTTCTGCCTTCGCCTTAAAGGTCAAGGTATAACGGTTGCCTTGTTCTAACGCCAGGCCTTCATAGAAGACCTGACGGTCCCAGGAATTGCTGCCAACCGTACCTACATGAATCTGCAGCGCTTCCTCCACATTCGCAATGCTCAGCTCGCCGCTGTCTGTTGAATACAAATTCCAGCCTGCGGTACCGGAGGCGAAATCACCGTTAGCCATCATATTCTCATGGACAGGTCCGCCTGCCAGCGCCGGATGTACCCGGATGAGCGAGATATTGTCCAGTGTAACGGTATGTTCACCAAGCACCTGGTCAACTTTGCCCACGGAGAATTGCAGTACGGCATACGGCTCATCTGTCCTTGCGGTGAACGTATACGTATAGCGGCTGCCTTCTGCCCCTAATACAACCGGCTCCTCCATATAGGCGAACCAGTTGTCATCGATATCTCCGTCATGCTGGATCAGCGCAAGAATACTCCGGTCAAGGCTCGCGCGGGCATCGAAGCTGAGCTGATAGGTTTTGCCTTTTTCCAGCGTAAGCCCCCTAAGATTCACTTGGGCATTCCAGGACTCATCTCCCGTTCCGCCAAGCTTCACTTCAAGGTTGCCATATACAGCGTACGCCACCGTATCCTTGACCGGATCGCTGTCATCCCAGTCCTTCTTGAACAGGGTCCAGCCTTCCATGCTCTTGCTGTCAAAGCTGCCGCCCGCTACCATCTCCCGGGACAGATCCAGCCAGGCCAAATTGTAGCCGTGGCCGCTGATCCGCAGATAATAGGTTCCTTCCGGAAGAGTAAGCGCGGCACCTGTAACCGCCTGGTAGCTTTGGAGTCCGCCGGTGTTGGGGGCGGCAGCACGGAAAGGTTCCGCTACAGCCTGCAACGATTGGTCGAGCACTTCAATGACTA
This window encodes:
- a CDS encoding sensor histidine kinase, producing the protein MRANLFVKMVAILISLIMVTLIFYGFSYRKDIRVITRQIKTTDLNHLEFLTAQIDNNINQLAGSVYALRRDPTIRDYVQLQQLGHLIDVSQTIRTVLEKLSLQTGSSTWENQLLIFNLLKGETLSTDPSLSFDTADLRHSLPAGWEYSPGPSGNSGAGGFRLMLSDPANFREKPSQANMIIEVKFPVSNIAKMLGSYQPPGSGGTFLYHTGYGVLNPQPADEQIAGQLVSQLPDFPQAQESSTILRLGDGSYLVSAVRSATLGWYVIHYSPLEQILQPIHSSRYSFITATVVLLGMSLLLSLLLYRQVQRPISLLLRSLNRMKEGRWSTRIHVRTNSDFSLLNQEFNEMAATLQSLIEQVYLEQLRAKDAYLKQLQSQINPHFLYNCLFFIKSKASIGDTDSVEAMALSLGEYYRYITRMDHSLTTVADEVKLLEHYLAIQNLRKQRLRYELEIPAELLDERIPRLLIQPLVENSIIHGIEKRIGLGFILIRAARSGSELVISVEDNGAGMDEAGIALLQDRLNEQDRLDGGCGLWNVQQRLKHQFGEASAILITASEQGGLMVTLHIRKKEDNNVSDSAG
- a CDS encoding response regulator transcription factor; translated protein: MYQILLVDDEPYVVDDLFISIPWNELQVEQVHRAYSGYEALEILRQHPVDIVVTDINMPEMSGLQLIGHIRREWKHIKTVLLTGYSEFEYAKQAISQQASAYLLKPIGNGPLMEVLEQLLLEIRKEWETRASYQRTLQTFREHLPLLRDRLLNGLLQGRKPGNRQLAEQLDQFSLPFTLERPAALLVIRLEDYFQQHDVNSMQLFEYAIVNIAHELFQERFAMWSCKDVHDYLVLVLQPLTEDCRDNLPSLHSQMIQTAYQLQKNVSTVIGGGISVIATGWGSFPDQVYSLYQTAISTIRAHIGHETGVFLKAEDTAEKRITTLQSLYEPPTLFHLLEASNWDSIESKVRNIHAELIETDGHSPEHIEEAKLYMETAFYYFAHKNNTMLGDITGSIMPGGGSFHTPDKLLDYALRMLALLKEHFDSERKDMRSVLIQKVHEYIDLNLHYVSLNAIADEVKLHPVYLSKIYKAETGKRLSDHISSAKMEKAAYLLTHSALKIYEISAALGYSNAHYFIKLFKEYSHMTPQEFRDRAN